One window from the genome of Pseudomonas frederiksbergensis encodes:
- a CDS encoding putative 2-aminoethylphosphonate ABC transporter ATP-binding protein → MATVSLQLRDIHKNFGAYQALDGVSLDVSAGELVCLLGPSGCGKTTLLRCIAGLERQDGGGIFFGDRDVSTLPPQARDYGILFQSYALFPNLTVAQNIGYGLAGNSRETLRARVAEMLELVGLKGSEQKYPGQLSGGQQQRVALARALAPAPKLLLLDEPMSALDARVREHLCGELRRLQKSLGITTVMVTHNQDEAMLMADRIAVINHGRVEQYATPQEIYRAPATPFVAEFVGQGNWLPYERDGEHARVGALNLRLHGVRPAERGRLFCRPEAVVINPLMHEDNLFSAQMREITYLGNRCRLSFELDALPGHTLLAELAPEAMPRLGAPDIWVALPPRSLQVFV, encoded by the coding sequence ATGGCTACGGTCAGTTTGCAACTGCGCGACATCCACAAGAACTTCGGCGCCTATCAGGCGCTGGATGGCGTGTCGCTGGACGTCTCTGCCGGCGAGCTGGTGTGCCTGCTCGGCCCCTCGGGCTGCGGCAAGACCACCTTGCTGCGCTGCATTGCCGGGCTGGAGCGCCAGGATGGCGGCGGCATCTTCTTTGGCGATCGGGATGTTTCCACACTGCCACCGCAGGCCCGCGACTACGGCATCCTGTTCCAATCCTATGCGCTGTTTCCCAACCTCACGGTGGCGCAGAACATCGGTTACGGCCTGGCCGGCAATAGTCGCGAGACGCTCCGCGCGCGGGTCGCCGAGATGCTCGAACTGGTCGGCCTCAAGGGCAGCGAGCAGAAATACCCCGGCCAGCTCTCCGGCGGTCAGCAACAGCGTGTGGCCCTGGCCCGCGCCCTGGCGCCGGCGCCCAAGTTGCTGCTGTTGGACGAACCGATGTCGGCCCTCGACGCTCGCGTGCGCGAACATCTGTGCGGCGAGCTGCGCCGGTTGCAGAAGAGCCTGGGCATCACCACCGTGATGGTCACCCACAACCAGGACGAGGCCATGCTCATGGCCGACCGCATCGCGGTGATCAACCACGGTCGGGTCGAGCAGTACGCCACGCCTCAGGAGATCTATCGCGCGCCGGCCACGCCCTTCGTCGCCGAGTTTGTTGGCCAAGGCAATTGGCTGCCTTACGAGCGCGACGGCGAGCATGCCCGGGTTGGCGCGCTGAATCTGCGTCTGCACGGGGTGCGGCCGGCTGAGCGCGGTCGCCTGTTCTGCCGCCCCGAAGCGGTGGTGATCAATCCGTTGATGCACGAAGACAACCTGTTCAGCGCACAGATGCGCGAGATCACCTACCTCGGCAATCGCTGCCGCCTGAGTTTCGAGCTGGACGCCCTGCCGGGTCATACCCTGCTTGCCGAGCTGGCGCCGGAAGCCATGCCGCGCCTGGGCGCCCCGGACATTTGGGTGGCGCTGCCGCCGCGCAGCTTGCAGGTGTTCGTCTGA
- a CDS encoding DUF6124 family protein, which yields MFKPTPNPPEADQASPRTKSKAKKHDEATNRALDYYLLPKPKKSEDTSQPGQLFTVAKNADNESLLANLSETLAAADAMVSNLAFDLEGQRRHILLGIQQLIELSSLLANRVLDNVDPR from the coding sequence ATGTTCAAACCTACACCGAATCCGCCAGAGGCGGACCAAGCTTCCCCGCGAACCAAATCCAAAGCCAAGAAACACGACGAAGCCACCAATCGCGCCTTGGATTACTACCTGCTACCAAAACCGAAAAAGTCCGAAGATACGTCCCAACCGGGCCAACTCTTCACCGTCGCAAAAAACGCCGACAACGAATCCCTCCTCGCCAACCTCAGCGAAACCCTGGCGGCAGCTGATGCGATGGTCAGCAACCTGGCTTTCGATCTGGAAGGCCAGCGTCGTCACATCCTCCTCGGCATTCAACAGTTGATTGAATTGAGTTCACTGCTGGCGAATCGGGTGTTGGATAACGTTGATCCGCGATAG